In the genome of Lolium rigidum isolate FL_2022 unplaced genomic scaffold, APGP_CSIRO_Lrig_0.1 contig_35737_1, whole genome shotgun sequence, one region contains:
- the LOC124681214 gene encoding uncharacterized protein LOC124681214, producing MAESKRPRPPSPSPAAGSKVFDDSDLLWEILMRLDFPTWLVRAALVCKRWLTHASDTAFLSRFQERHPPRLLGFYAESACKGLQQFVPLPGLPGELSAVVRQPASFDLTTECYWNTSIEHCRNGRLLLRHTGYHKSIYQVRSPLNLSRDGAVVASCPMSIADEERYCSHMLLPNGGNDGLSVNFVCSQRKVFAKVRLFRDGVCHDTQTSGSIMLPAHWKVSTMNRSLLHDGNGKLYMLGTTGYILGLELASTTLFFIELPDDVRYQRPETLQLSLKISQQALHSGVYLITLVRFNIHVWLHSTDGNNTGTWVLVDTICLRQAFGHLVQSGWESGSSCISLAGSGDNAEFVFLGLDAEIFCMYIESRKVEKVYEMEYKNDQLYRIYPFMMVWPPIFPALVQRHDQEQISESLPPGALHSD from the coding sequence ATGGCGGAATCCAAGAGGCCGCGGCCTCCATCACCGTCGCCGGCGGCCGGATCCAAGGTTTTCGACGACAGCGATCTCCTCTGGGAGATCCTCATGCGGCTCGACTTCCCCACCTGGCTCGTCCGCGCCGCCCTCGTCTGCAAGCGCTGGCTTACCCACGCCTCCGATACCGCCTTCCTCAGCCGCTTCCAGGAGCGCCACCCACCCCGCCTCCTCGGCTTCTACGCCGAGAGCGCCTGCAAGGGGCTCCAGCAGTTCGTGCCTCTCCCGGGTCTGCCAGGGGAGCTCTCCGCTGTCGTCCGCCAACCCGCCAGCTTTGATCTCACCACCGAGTGCTACTGGAATACATCAATCGAGCACTGCCGAaatggccgcctcctcctccgccacacaGGCTATCACAAATCTATATACCAGGTGCGCAGCCCGCTGAACCTGTCAAGAGACGGGGCCGTCGTTGCAAGCTGCCCTATGTCCATCGCGGACGAGGAGCGCTATTGCTCACATATGCTGCTCCCCAATGGTGGCAACGACGGTCTGTCTGTCAACTTCGTGTGTAGCCAGCGGAAGGTCTTCGCCAAGGTACGATTATTTAGAGATGGAGTCTGCCATGATACCCAAACATCGGGCTCCATAATGCTCCCGGCACATTGGAAAGTATCCACCATGAACCGTAGTTTGCTTCACGACGGCAACGGCAAGCTGTATATGTTGGGCACAACAGGGTACATACTTGGCCTTGAATTGGCGTCCACAACCTTATTCTTCATTGAGCTTCCAGATGATGTTCGATATCAGCGCCCCGAGACCCTTCAGCTCAGCCTCAAGATATCTCAGCAGGCACTTCATTCCGGGGTTTATCTCATCACTCTGGTGAGGTTTAACATCCACGTTTGGCTCCACTCCACAGATGGCAACAATACTGGTACTTGGGTTCTAGTTGATACCATTTGTTTACGTCAGGCGTTTGGCCATCTTGTTCAATCTGGTTGGGAATCAGGGTCCTCGTGCATTAGTCTGGCTGGGTCCGGGGACAATGCTGAATTTGTGTTCTTAGGTCTGGATGCTGAGATCTTTTGCATGTATATTGAGAGCAGGAAAGTGGAGAAGGTGTATGAGATGGAATATAAGAATGATCAACTGTATCGGATTTATCCTTTCATGATGGTCTGGCCACCCATCTTCCCAGCATTGGTCCAAAGACATGATCAAGAGCAAATTTCTGAAAGTCTACCTCCAGGTGCTCTGCATAGTGACTGA
- the LOC124681215 gene encoding uncharacterized protein LOC124681215 has translation MEGRTPSCLGRAAVPVKRVWHGLSTRLGLRRTTGLGELRKEVRTCEYEDVHVMWEMLGGMDDAPRGPRDDGRKRKNKNKRKKAAAGVAAWGRLVSYCCACAR, from the exons ATGGAGGGACGGACGCCGTCATGCCTCGGtcgcgcggcggtgccggtgaaGCGGGTGTGGCACGGCCTGAGCACGCGCCTCGGCCTCCGGCGAACCACCG GGCTTGGCGAGCTGCGCAAGGAGGTGCGGACGTGCGAGTACGAGGACGTGCACGTCATGTGGGAGATGCTGGGCGGCATGGACGACGCGCCGCGAGGCCCGCGAGACGacggaaggaagaggaagaacaagaacaagaggaagaaggccGCCGCCGGAGTGGCAGCGTGGGGCCGGCTCGTCTCCTACTGCTGCGCCTGCGCTCGCTGA